One Halolamina litorea genomic window carries:
- the thrS gene encoding threonine--tRNA ligase: MSEITVVLPDGSELSVPEGATVEDAAYEIGPGLGKDTIAGVVDGELVAKEDELHDGAQLVIVTDQSDEYLDVLRHSAAHVFAQALQRLHPEAKLTIGPPTEEGFYYDVTGVDLEESDLAPIKAEMEEIIEADYEIERLTRSREEALEAFEDNRFKREILEEEAAGEETVSFYRQDGWEDLCQGPHVDSTGEIGAVELLSISSAYWRGDENNEALTRVYGTAFESESDLQEFLQMREEAKERDHRKIGQEMNLFSVPDVTGPGLPLYHPPGKTILQELENYVNELNRDAGYDQVETPHLFRTELWKQSGHYDNYRDDMFLLDVNDEEYGLKPMNCPGHAAIFDQSSWSYRDLPMRYFENGKVYRKEQRGELSGLSRTWAFTIDDGHLFVKPEDIEREVRTTMDMIFELIGHFDLEVEVDLATRPEKSVGSDEIWESAEEQLREVLDSEGYDYGIEPGDGAFYGPKIDFSFRDALGRSWDGPTVQLDFNMPERFDLTYTGEDNEEHRPVIIHRALYGSYERMFMVLIEHFDGQFPLWLAPEQVRILPVSDDSLGYAHRVKNELGDFRVEVEDRDWTVGRKIREAHDDRVPYMLIVGDDEEESGTVSVRDRFEREAEGVDTAAFREHLEAERDEKRIEPDFLDD, from the coding sequence ATGAGCGAGATCACGGTCGTGCTACCCGACGGCTCGGAGCTCTCCGTGCCCGAGGGCGCAACGGTCGAGGACGCTGCCTACGAGATCGGCCCCGGGCTCGGGAAGGACACCATCGCGGGGGTCGTCGACGGCGAACTCGTCGCCAAGGAGGACGAACTCCACGACGGCGCCCAGTTGGTCATCGTCACCGACCAGTCCGACGAGTACCTCGACGTGCTGCGCCACTCGGCGGCCCACGTCTTCGCACAGGCGCTCCAGCGGCTCCACCCCGAGGCGAAGCTCACCATCGGCCCGCCCACGGAGGAGGGGTTCTACTACGACGTGACCGGCGTCGACCTCGAGGAGTCGGACCTCGCCCCGATCAAGGCCGAGATGGAGGAGATCATCGAGGCCGACTACGAGATCGAGCGGCTCACGCGCTCCCGCGAGGAGGCCCTCGAGGCGTTCGAGGACAACCGCTTCAAGCGCGAGATCCTCGAGGAGGAGGCCGCCGGCGAGGAGACGGTCAGCTTCTACCGGCAGGACGGCTGGGAGGACCTCTGTCAGGGCCCCCACGTCGACTCGACGGGGGAGATCGGCGCCGTCGAACTGCTCAGCATCTCCTCGGCGTACTGGCGCGGCGACGAGAACAACGAGGCGCTCACGCGGGTCTACGGCACGGCCTTCGAGTCCGAGTCTGACCTCCAGGAGTTCCTCCAGATGCGCGAGGAGGCCAAGGAGCGGGACCACCGCAAGATCGGCCAGGAGATGAACCTCTTCTCCGTGCCGGACGTGACGGGCCCGGGCCTGCCGCTCTACCACCCGCCGGGGAAGACGATCCTCCAGGAGCTCGAGAACTACGTCAACGAACTCAACCGCGATGCGGGCTACGACCAGGTCGAGACGCCCCACCTGTTCCGCACGGAACTCTGGAAGCAGTCGGGCCACTACGACAACTACCGCGACGACATGTTCCTCCTCGACGTAAACGACGAGGAGTACGGCCTGAAGCCGATGAACTGCCCCGGCCACGCGGCCATCTTCGACCAGTCCTCGTGGTCCTACCGTGACCTCCCGATGCGGTACTTCGAGAACGGGAAGGTGTACCGCAAGGAGCAGCGCGGCGAACTCTCCGGGCTCTCCCGGACGTGGGCGTTCACCATCGACGACGGCCACCTGTTCGTCAAACCCGAGGACATCGAGCGGGAGGTCCGGACGACGATGGACATGATCTTCGAGCTGATCGGCCACTTCGACCTCGAAGTCGAGGTCGACCTCGCGACCCGGCCCGAGAAGTCGGTCGGCAGCGACGAGATCTGGGAGAGTGCGGAGGAACAGCTCCGTGAGGTGCTCGACTCCGAGGGGTACGACTACGGGATCGAGCCGGGCGACGGCGCGTTCTACGGCCCAAAGATCGACTTCTCGTTCCGTGACGCGCTCGGGCGCTCGTGGGACGGCCCGACGGTGCAACTCGACTTCAACATGCCCGAGCGGTTCGACCTGACCTACACGGGCGAGGACAACGAGGAGCACCGCCCGGTGATCATCCACCGCGCGCTCTATGGCTCCTACGAGCGGATGTTCATGGTGCTGATCGAGCACTTCGACGGACAGTTCCCGCTCTGGCTCGCGCCCGAGCAGGTCCGCATCCTCCCCGTGTCGGACGACTCGCTGGGCTACGCCCACCGCGTGAAGAACGAACTCGGCGACTTCCGCGTCGAGGTCGAGGACCGCGACTGGACGGTCGGCCGGAAGATCCGGGAGGCCCACGACGACCGCGTCCCCTACATGCTCATCGTCGGCGACGACGAGGAAGAAAGCGGCACCGTGTCGGTCCGCGACCGCTTCGAGCGCGAAGCGGAGGGCGTCGACACCGCGGCGTTCCGCGAGCACCTCGAAGCCGAGCGTGACGAGAAGCGCATCGAACCGGACTTCCTCGACGACTAA
- a CDS encoding pyridoxal-phosphate-dependent aminotransferase family protein, translating into MADAPEVGELSPPNRTLMGPGPSDVHPRVLRAMSTPLVGHLDPSFVELMDEVQELLRYTFRTDNEWTIPVSGTGSAAMEAAIGNVVEPGDRMLVPTNGYFGGRMADMAQRAGGEVVAVDAPWGEPLDPEDVAAAFDAHGDIDVFGFVHAETSTGVLQPNVSELTDIAHDHDALAIADSVTSIGGVELRVDEWGIDVAYAGPQKCLSCPPGASPLTLNDAAMEKVLNRETDARSWYLDLSLLEGYWGEERAYHHTAPITNVYAIREALRLVAEEGIEERWDRHRRVAGALKAGFEAMGLEMNAADDYWLPSLNAVCVPEGVDDGEVIDYLLSAYDLEIASGLGDLEGDIWRIGCMGYSANPKNVSLVVSALADALSRQGVDVDAGAGIEATARALQE; encoded by the coding sequence ATGGCCGACGCACCCGAGGTCGGAGAGCTCTCGCCGCCGAACCGGACGCTGATGGGCCCGGGCCCCAGCGACGTACACCCCCGCGTGCTGCGGGCGATGTCGACGCCGCTCGTGGGGCATCTCGACCCGTCGTTCGTCGAACTGATGGACGAGGTGCAGGAGCTACTGCGCTACACGTTCCGGACCGACAACGAGTGGACCATCCCCGTCTCCGGAACCGGGTCGGCGGCGATGGAGGCCGCGATCGGCAACGTCGTCGAACCCGGTGATCGGATGCTCGTCCCCACGAACGGCTACTTCGGCGGCCGGATGGCCGACATGGCACAGCGTGCGGGTGGCGAGGTGGTGGCGGTCGACGCACCGTGGGGCGAACCACTCGATCCCGAGGACGTCGCCGCCGCGTTCGACGCCCACGGCGACATCGACGTGTTCGGGTTCGTTCACGCCGAGACGTCGACGGGCGTCCTCCAGCCGAACGTGTCCGAACTGACCGATATCGCTCACGACCACGACGCGCTGGCTATCGCGGACAGCGTCACCTCCATCGGCGGCGTCGAACTCCGCGTCGACGAGTGGGGGATCGACGTCGCCTACGCCGGCCCGCAGAAGTGCCTCTCCTGCCCACCGGGCGCGTCGCCGCTTACGCTCAACGACGCGGCGATGGAGAAGGTCCTGAACCGCGAGACGGACGCCCGCTCGTGGTACCTCGACCTCTCGCTGCTAGAGGGCTACTGGGGCGAGGAGCGCGCCTACCACCACACGGCGCCGATCACCAACGTCTACGCCATCCGGGAGGCGCTGCGACTCGTCGCCGAGGAGGGGATCGAGGAGCGGTGGGACCGCCACCGCCGCGTCGCCGGCGCACTCAAGGCCGGCTTTGAGGCGATGGGGCTGGAGATGAACGCCGCCGACGACTACTGGCTCCCCAGTTTGAACGCCGTGTGCGTGCCCGAGGGCGTGGACGACGGCGAGGTCATCGACTACCTGCTTTCGGCCTACGACCTCGAAATCGCCTCCGGACTGGGCGACCTGGAGGGGGACATCTGGCGGATCGGCTGCATGGGCTACTCCGCGAACCCGAAGAACGTCTCGCTGGTCGTGAGCGCGCTCGCGGACGCGCTCTCCCGGCAGGGCGTCGACGTGGATGCCGGCGCGGGCATCGAGGCGACCGCACGGGCGCTGCAGGAGTAG
- a CDS encoding MFS transporter: protein MNEERLQFWSLYLSRFATGFGFATLAVLIPTYIRVLQASEFMGGLFITGLTLAQTVVVIPLAWAGDRHDKKKVLLAVLGLSVVAYVAFANVQQIGGFVAAVAASLFGLELSTNVADSTAFIGVRALQGAAVTGSGLMTLSLVGELADHGERANSIGKANSVRFLASILGMIIAGGLYQFVGFTPIYTLIVVSFALGIAGVWIYLPADETRRYGNPFAGLALNKRIITLTSFRAQYAVAVTVVRSWVAIFVGVSAASGGLGYAELAVSFVLVAEKLTNMLCQPFTGRLSDSYGRSLFVFAGGGAYGLVALAVPFAPGIGAALGLPATYELIVPPLLGGSGEGYSLLGTLGPAFVPLLVINGLLGVVDAFREPASMALFADEGADEGGIAASFGIRELVWRPGSVLGPVMAGWLWSQYGIETVFYVGGAFAVTGALTFAVVLTHFHGRGALTEW, encoded by the coding sequence GTGAACGAGGAACGCCTGCAGTTCTGGTCGCTGTACCTCTCGCGGTTCGCGACGGGCTTTGGCTTCGCCACGCTCGCGGTGTTGATCCCCACCTACATCCGGGTGCTTCAGGCCTCGGAGTTCATGGGTGGGCTGTTCATCACGGGGCTGACCCTCGCCCAAACGGTCGTGGTGATCCCGCTCGCGTGGGCGGGCGACCGCCACGACAAGAAGAAGGTCCTGCTCGCCGTGCTCGGCCTGAGCGTGGTCGCCTACGTCGCGTTCGCGAACGTCCAGCAGATCGGCGGGTTCGTCGCCGCGGTCGCGGCGTCGCTGTTCGGGCTGGAGCTCTCGACGAACGTCGCCGACAGTACGGCGTTCATCGGCGTCCGGGCGCTACAGGGCGCCGCCGTCACCGGTTCGGGGCTGATGACGCTCTCGCTGGTCGGCGAACTCGCCGACCACGGCGAGCGGGCAAACAGCATCGGGAAGGCGAACTCGGTCCGGTTTCTCGCGTCGATCCTCGGCATGATCATCGCCGGCGGGCTCTACCAGTTCGTCGGGTTCACCCCCATCTACACCCTTATCGTCGTCTCGTTCGCGCTGGGGATCGCCGGCGTGTGGATCTACCTCCCGGCCGACGAGACGCGCCGCTACGGTAACCCGTTCGCCGGGCTGGCACTCAACAAGCGCATCATCACCCTGACGTCCTTCCGCGCGCAGTACGCCGTCGCCGTCACCGTCGTTCGGTCGTGGGTGGCCATCTTCGTCGGCGTCTCCGCGGCCAGCGGCGGACTGGGCTACGCCGAACTGGCAGTCTCGTTCGTCCTCGTCGCCGAGAAGCTGACGAACATGCTCTGCCAGCCGTTCACCGGCCGACTCTCGGACAGCTACGGTCGCTCGCTGTTCGTCTTCGCCGGCGGCGGGGCCTACGGGCTGGTCGCGCTCGCCGTGCCGTTCGCGCCGGGAATCGGTGCTGCGCTGGGGCTCCCGGCGACGTACGAACTGATCGTCCCGCCGCTACTCGGTGGCTCGGGTGAGGGCTACTCACTGCTCGGCACGCTGGGGCCGGCGTTCGTGCCGCTACTGGTCATCAACGGGCTGCTCGGCGTCGTCGACGCGTTCCGCGAGCCCGCGAGTATGGCGCTGTTCGCCGACGAGGGCGCCGACGAGGGGGGGATCGCCGCGAGCTTCGGCATCCGCGAACTGGTCTGGCGCCCCGGCAGCGTGCTCGGGCCGGTGATGGCCGGCTGGCTCTGGAGCCAGTACGGTATCGAGACGGTGTTCTACGTCGGCGGCGCGTTCGCGGTCACCGGCGCACTCACGTTCGCGGTCGTGCTCACGCACTTCCACGGCCGCGGCGCGCTCACCGAGTGGTAG
- a CDS encoding PGF-CTERM sorting domain-containing protein encodes MNTRYTALSITLVLLVAAVAPATAAAAPVSEDAVGDLTVTAAPASTAASAAAESTTRADGSDSIIAASDVAIIRLNASGIPAEADGDGTLVGDEVTVELTQTAASVDENASAKTLDVSADTEGVAVNATEDAVYVALDLQTTAFQQGNGTATAAAGDSFTAVTTVTDSVTDGENYTQQTRFGVVEPKVRFTDDVSEAVAGEVFNFEVATTLAPGTSLTFSLTSGHDAETGAATNVQTTVDENSRATAQFSFFTYEANEEYSITVAADGVELGNTWTGTTVAPATPENATADATEEPTETSTSAPGFGVVAALLAIVGAGALARRE; translated from the coding sequence ATGAACACACGATACACTGCGCTCTCGATTACGCTCGTACTGCTCGTCGCCGCCGTCGCCCCCGCGACGGCCGCGGCCGCACCCGTCTCCGAGGACGCCGTCGGCGACCTCACCGTGACGGCCGCGCCCGCCTCGACCGCCGCGTCGGCCGCCGCCGAGTCGACAACCCGTGCCGACGGTTCCGACAGCATCATCGCCGCCAGCGACGTGGCGATCATCCGACTCAACGCCTCCGGCATCCCCGCCGAAGCCGACGGCGACGGCACGTTGGTCGGCGACGAGGTCACCGTCGAACTGACCCAGACCGCCGCCAGCGTCGACGAGAACGCCTCCGCGAAGACCCTCGACGTGAGCGCCGATACCGAGGGTGTCGCCGTCAACGCCACCGAGGACGCCGTCTACGTCGCACTCGACCTGCAGACGACAGCGTTCCAGCAGGGTAACGGCACCGCGACCGCCGCGGCCGGCGATAGCTTCACCGCCGTCACGACCGTCACCGACTCGGTCACGGACGGCGAGAACTACACCCAGCAGACCCGCTTCGGCGTCGTCGAGCCGAAGGTCCGCTTCACCGACGACGTGAGCGAGGCGGTCGCTGGTGAGGTCTTCAACTTCGAAGTCGCGACGACCCTCGCCCCGGGCACGTCGCTGACGTTCTCGCTGACCTCCGGCCACGACGCCGAGACGGGCGCCGCGACGAACGTCCAGACGACCGTCGACGAGAACAGCCGCGCGACGGCCCAGTTCTCCTTCTTCACCTACGAGGCCAACGAGGAGTACTCGATCACCGTCGCCGCCGACGGCGTCGAACTCGGCAACACGTGGACCGGCACCACGGTTGCACCTGCGACTCCCGAGAACGCGACCGCCGACGCGACCGAGGAGCCGACCGAGACCAGCACGAGCGCTCCCGGCTTCGGCGTCGTCGCCGCGCTGCTCGCCATCGTCGGCGCCGGCGCGCTGGCCCGCCGCGAGTAA
- a CDS encoding cryptochrome/photolyase family protein codes for MSVFWHRRDLRVDDNRGLAAAAEDGDAVPVFVFDDDVLAHGSDARVRFMLDALSDLRDAYREAGSELVIAHGDPAAVLPAVAGAVDADTVYWNEDYTKLSRERDARVRLALERAGVDRESHHDGQLHKPGSIRTNAGEPYSVYTYFWKKWRDREKADPFPAPDAGLADAADLSPAALAEAAGGETTDVLHETLRADLPSIEDLGFAEPDADVQAAGTAAARERLADFRSEPIFHYDEDRDYPAKHGSSRLSPHLKFGTIGLRETYRATESAMREARDRDEGSEGTEAQDNVEAFQSQLAWREFYTQVLYFNPDVITENYKEYEEGIDWHNDPDELAAWEAGETGYPIVDAGMRQLQAEAWMHNRVRMIVASFLTKDLLWDWRAGYAHFREHLADHDTANDNGGWQWAASTGTDAQPYFRIFNPTSQGERYDPDAEYIKEYVPELRGVDADDIHGWTEMNDEERAQIAPDYPDPIVDHSERREQALAMFKRARGEDPEED; via the coding sequence ATGAGCGTTTTCTGGCACCGCCGGGACCTGCGGGTCGACGACAACCGTGGGCTGGCGGCCGCCGCCGAGGACGGGGACGCCGTTCCCGTCTTCGTCTTCGACGACGACGTACTGGCACACGGGAGCGACGCCCGCGTCCGGTTCATGCTCGACGCGCTTTCCGATCTCCGCGACGCGTACCGCGAGGCCGGCTCGGAACTGGTGATCGCTCACGGCGACCCCGCGGCCGTGCTCCCCGCCGTCGCCGGGGCCGTCGACGCCGACACCGTCTACTGGAACGAGGACTACACCAAACTCTCCCGCGAGCGCGACGCCCGGGTTCGCTTGGCCCTCGAACGTGCGGGCGTCGACCGCGAGAGCCACCACGACGGCCAACTCCACAAGCCCGGCAGCATCCGTACCAACGCGGGAGAGCCCTACTCCGTCTACACCTACTTCTGGAAGAAGTGGCGCGACCGTGAGAAGGCCGACCCGTTCCCAGCCCCGGACGCCGGCCTCGCCGACGCCGCCGACCTCTCGCCCGCCGCACTGGCCGAGGCGGCGGGGGGTGAGACCACCGACGTACTCCACGAGACGCTCCGAGCCGACCTCCCTTCGATCGAGGACCTCGGATTCGCCGAACCCGACGCCGACGTGCAGGCCGCCGGGACCGCGGCGGCCCGCGAGCGCCTCGCCGACTTCCGTTCGGAGCCGATCTTCCACTACGACGAGGACCGGGACTACCCCGCGAAGCACGGCAGTTCCCGGCTCTCGCCGCACCTCAAGTTCGGCACGATCGGGCTTCGGGAGACCTACCGCGCTACCGAGTCGGCGATGCGGGAGGCCCGCGACCGCGACGAGGGGTCCGAGGGAACCGAGGCACAGGACAACGTCGAGGCGTTCCAGTCCCAACTCGCGTGGCGCGAGTTCTACACGCAGGTACTCTACTTCAACCCGGACGTGATCACGGAGAACTACAAGGAGTACGAGGAGGGGATCGACTGGCACAACGACCCCGACGAACTGGCGGCGTGGGAGGCCGGCGAGACCGGCTACCCCATCGTCGACGCCGGCATGCGCCAACTGCAGGCGGAGGCGTGGATGCACAACCGCGTACGGATGATCGTCGCCTCGTTCCTCACGAAGGACCTGCTGTGGGACTGGCGGGCGGGCTACGCTCACTTCCGGGAACACCTCGCGGATCACGACACCGCCAACGACAACGGCGGCTGGCAGTGGGCGGCGTCGACGGGCACCGACGCTCAGCCGTACTTCCGGATCTTCAACCCCACCAGCCAGGGCGAGCGCTACGACCCCGACGCCGAGTACATCAAGGAGTACGTTCCGGAACTCCGCGGCGTCGACGCCGACGACATCCACGGCTGGACCGAGATGAACGACGAGGAGCGGGCACAGATCGCGCCCGACTACCCCGACCCGATCGTCGACCACAGCGAGCGTCGGGAGCAGGCGCTGGCGATGTTCAAGCGGGCCCGCGGGGAGGACCCCGAAGAGGACTGA
- a CDS encoding DJ-1/PfpI family protein, whose protein sequence is MTTRIDVLLYDGFDELDAVGPFEVFENAARAGADCEVSLVTHETQERVTASHGLDVGVDGTLANPGDDDAPDVLVVPGGGWSAGEGGVRREYDSGELPEVIAAYHAAGTTIASVCTGAMLLERAGILGTGPAITHQSAVEDLRDAGVTVPNARVVDTGQIVSAGGVTSGIDLALHLTEREFGKDVAESVATTLEYEPRGTIRIARR, encoded by the coding sequence ATGACCACGCGAATCGACGTGTTGCTGTACGACGGCTTCGACGAACTCGACGCGGTCGGCCCCTTCGAAGTGTTCGAGAACGCCGCCCGCGCGGGCGCCGACTGCGAGGTCTCGCTGGTCACCCACGAGACACAGGAGCGCGTGACCGCGAGCCACGGCCTCGACGTCGGCGTCGACGGCACGCTCGCAAACCCCGGCGACGACGATGCGCCGGACGTGCTCGTCGTTCCGGGTGGCGGCTGGTCCGCCGGCGAGGGTGGCGTCCGCCGGGAGTACGACTCCGGAGAGCTCCCCGAGGTCATCGCCGCCTACCACGCCGCCGGGACGACGATTGCCTCGGTCTGCACCGGCGCGATGCTGCTCGAACGTGCGGGAATCCTCGGTACGGGCCCGGCGATCACTCACCAGTCCGCGGTCGAGGACCTCCGTGACGCCGGCGTGACGGTCCCCAACGCCCGCGTGGTCGATACCGGACAGATCGTGTCTGCGGGCGGGGTGACCAGCGGGATCGACCTCGCGCTCCACCTGACCGAACGGGAGTTCGGCAAGGACGTCGCCGAGAGCGTGGCGACGACGCTCGAGTACGAACCGCGCGGGACCATCCGGATCGCGCGTCGGTAG
- a CDS encoding MFS transporter, with product MSWRGVSLVSGWQFTASLCFYTVFAATAFVREGFGVSLGVTGLTVTAMMLGYTALLFVTGAATDALGERPLLVYGLLALAAGMAFVALSPTFPVLLAALLFVGFAYATAMPATNRASVHVAPPGREALAMNVKQVGVTGGSAVAAILITRMATTDAAEVLGFVRFDWQAAFLVAAALAVVVAGVTAWRYEGKPGGGDLSTPDVRALLDDPSYRGLLISGLLLGAAVFTTTSYVVPHVTDSVAAAAGVGGAMLATTQLTGSAGRLVGGEVADRIPGTAVRGPAIVLAGQAALAGVGFVGVVFASGEAATWLAFGFLGVFVLGFPGVYYATMTAMVDDDEVGAATAGGQTALNTGGLVAPPLFGSVAETVGYDTGWTALAVLSGVAAVAIWLSIARD from the coding sequence ATGTCTTGGCGCGGCGTCTCGCTCGTCTCCGGCTGGCAGTTCACCGCCAGCCTCTGTTTCTACACCGTGTTCGCGGCCACGGCGTTCGTGCGCGAGGGGTTCGGCGTCTCGCTCGGCGTCACCGGGCTGACGGTGACGGCGATGATGCTGGGCTACACCGCGTTGCTGTTCGTCACCGGCGCCGCCACCGACGCCCTCGGCGAGCGGCCGCTGTTGGTGTACGGCCTGCTCGCGCTCGCGGCCGGGATGGCCTTCGTCGCGCTGTCGCCGACGTTCCCGGTACTGCTCGCCGCGTTGCTGTTCGTCGGGTTCGCGTACGCGACGGCGATGCCCGCGACCAACCGCGCCTCGGTCCACGTCGCCCCGCCGGGGCGGGAGGCGCTGGCGATGAACGTCAAACAGGTCGGCGTCACCGGCGGCAGCGCCGTCGCGGCCATCCTGATCACGCGGATGGCGACGACGGACGCCGCCGAAGTGTTGGGGTTCGTTCGCTTCGACTGGCAGGCCGCGTTCCTCGTCGCCGCCGCCCTCGCCGTAGTCGTCGCCGGGGTCACCGCGTGGCGCTACGAGGGCAAGCCGGGCGGCGGCGACCTCTCGACGCCGGACGTGCGCGCGCTGCTCGATGACCCCTCCTACCGCGGCCTGCTGATCTCCGGGCTGCTCCTCGGGGCGGCGGTGTTCACGACCACCAGCTACGTCGTCCCGCACGTCACCGACTCCGTCGCCGCCGCGGCGGGCGTCGGCGGCGCCATGCTCGCGACGACCCAACTCACGGGGAGTGCGGGCCGCCTCGTCGGCGGGGAAGTCGCCGACCGCATCCCCGGAACCGCGGTCCGCGGGCCCGCCATCGTCCTCGCGGGACAGGCCGCCCTCGCCGGTGTCGGCTTCGTCGGCGTCGTGTTCGCGAGCGGCGAGGCGGCGACGTGGCTCGCCTTCGGCTTCCTCGGGGTCTTCGTGCTCGGCTTCCCCGGCGTCTACTACGCGACGATGACCGCGATGGTCGACGACGACGAGGTCGGCGCCGCCACCGCGGGCGGCCAGACCGCGCTCAACACGGGCGGCCTGGTCGCGCCGCCGCTGTTCGGCAGCGTGGCGGAGACGGTCGGCTACGACACCGGCTGGACGGCGCTCGCGGTGCTCTCGGGCGTCGCCGCGGTCGCGATCTGGCTCTCTATCGCCCGGGACTGA
- the sod gene encoding superoxide dismutase: MTDYELPPLPYEYDALEPSISEQVLTWHHDTHHQGYVNGWNSAEETLAENRENGEFGSSPGAIGNVTHNGSGHILHDLFWQSMSPEGGDEPSGALADRIEEDFGSYDAWKGEFEAAAGAAGGWALLVYDSFSNQLRNVVVDKHDQGALWGSHPILALDVWEHSYYYDYGPARGDFIDAFFEVVDWEEPSARFEQATELFE, encoded by the coding sequence ATGACTGATTACGAACTGCCGCCGCTGCCGTACGAGTACGACGCGCTGGAACCCTCGATCTCCGAGCAGGTGCTGACCTGGCACCACGACACGCACCACCAGGGCTACGTGAACGGCTGGAACAGCGCCGAGGAGACGCTAGCCGAGAACCGTGAGAACGGTGAGTTCGGCTCTTCGCCGGGTGCGATCGGGAACGTGACTCACAACGGTTCGGGTCACATCCTCCACGACCTGTTCTGGCAGTCCATGAGCCCCGAGGGCGGCGACGAGCCTTCGGGCGCACTCGCGGACCGTATCGAGGAGGACTTCGGCTCCTACGACGCCTGGAAGGGCGAGTTCGAGGCCGCCGCGGGCGCCGCGGGCGGCTGGGCGCTGCTGGTGTACGACTCCTTCAGCAACCAGCTCCGCAACGTCGTGGTCGACAAGCACGACCAGGGCGCCCTCTGGGGCTCGCACCCGATTCTGGCCCTCGACGTCTGGGAGCACTCGTACTACTACGACTACGGCCCGGCCCGTGGCGACTTCATCGACGCGTTCTTCGAGGTAGTCGATTGGGAAGAGCCGTCCGCCCGCTTCGAGCAGGCGACGGAGCTCTTCGAGTAA
- a CDS encoding DUF5827 family protein, whose product MPQRKETFERLHPCDFYTPEELLAEDQMYTIYEVARLLQGLEPDADIDEETESVLLDWAVPWVMNNANELVVADPPEEGAPGYYGLRRGTDVAAGNAESASTDGDAQ is encoded by the coding sequence ATGCCACAGCGAAAGGAGACCTTCGAGCGACTCCACCCGTGTGACTTCTACACGCCCGAAGAGCTGCTCGCGGAGGACCAGATGTACACGATCTACGAGGTCGCGCGACTTCTCCAGGGCCTCGAACCCGACGCCGACATCGACGAGGAGACCGAGTCGGTGCTGCTCGACTGGGCGGTGCCGTGGGTGATGAACAACGCCAACGAACTCGTCGTCGCCGACCCGCCCGAGGAGGGAGCGCCGGGCTACTACGGCCTGCGCCGCGGCACCGACGTAGCCGCCGGCAACGCCGAGTCCGCGTCCACGGACGGCGACGCCCAGTAG
- a CDS encoding HpcH/HpaI aldolase family protein: MSNHVRTERMELRERLAADDAPIGSWVSLGSTAAAEVAGGLGFDFVVVDTEHTPLSVESAGELVRAVDAAGDTDAVVRVPENDTAEVKRALDLGAAGVMAPKIESAAEAEALVAAAKYPPEGERGVAGSRANDYGAHTVEYFETANDAIAVIPQIESAAGVEHAEEIAAVDGIDTLFVGPADLSASLGCFGEYDDPAFLDALDATFAAAETAGVPVGTLATGPAEIDAWFEHGVDYQIVGTDVGYLRQGARAAKEHYESLDQ; the protein is encoded by the coding sequence ATGTCGAATCACGTGCGGACCGAACGGATGGAGCTCCGCGAGCGCCTCGCAGCCGACGACGCACCGATCGGGAGTTGGGTGTCGCTCGGCTCGACGGCCGCCGCGGAGGTCGCCGGGGGGCTGGGCTTCGACTTCGTGGTCGTCGACACGGAGCACACGCCGCTGTCGGTCGAGAGCGCCGGCGAACTCGTCCGGGCCGTCGACGCCGCCGGCGACACCGACGCCGTCGTCCGGGTCCCGGAGAACGACACCGCCGAGGTCAAACGCGCACTCGACCTCGGCGCGGCGGGCGTGATGGCCCCCAAGATCGAGAGCGCCGCCGAAGCGGAGGCGCTGGTCGCCGCCGCCAAGTACCCGCCCGAGGGTGAGCGCGGCGTCGCCGGCAGCCGGGCCAACGATTACGGCGCTCACACGGTCGAGTACTTCGAGACCGCCAACGACGCTATCGCCGTGATCCCGCAGATCGAGTCCGCCGCGGGGGTCGAACACGCCGAAGAGATCGCTGCCGTCGACGGCATCGACACGCTGTTCGTCGGGCCGGCCGACCTTTCGGCGAGCCTCGGCTGCTTCGGCGAGTACGACGATCCGGCGTTCCTCGACGCCCTCGACGCGACGTTCGCGGCGGCCGAGACCGCGGGCGTCCCCGTTGGCACGCTGGCGACCGGGCCAGCGGAGATCGACGCGTGGTTCGAACACGGCGTCGACTACCAGATCGTCGGCACGGACGTCGGCTACCTCCGGCAGGGCGCACGCGCCGCGAAGGAACACTACGAGTCGCTGGACCAGTAA